From Flavobacterium alkalisoli, the proteins below share one genomic window:
- a CDS encoding TetR/AcrR family transcriptional regulator → MRTRDTDKEELVYKKTIEQIVKHGFDGFSMNKLAKACNISVATLYIYYKDKDDLIKQVGSKLGNKFFGMVVDGFSADMPFEEGMWKQWQNRAGYALKYPTEVSCFEAMKHSPFAEEIMQTEALQKFKQLMMDFFKNAVERKELTPMPPEIFWCAAYGPLYALINFNREGKSMGGKKFVLTDEALKQTFDIMIKGLKN, encoded by the coding sequence ATGAGGACAAGGGATACCGATAAAGAAGAACTGGTTTATAAAAAAACTATTGAACAGATTGTAAAACATGGCTTTGATGGCTTTAGTATGAATAAGCTGGCAAAGGCATGCAATATATCTGTAGCTACCCTATATATATATTACAAAGACAAAGACGATTTAATAAAACAGGTAGGCAGCAAACTGGGAAACAAATTTTTCGGGATGGTAGTGGATGGTTTTAGCGCCGATATGCCTTTTGAGGAAGGCATGTGGAAACAATGGCAAAACCGCGCTGGTTATGCTTTAAAATATCCAACCGAAGTTTCCTGCTTTGAAGCAATGAAACACTCCCCTTTTGCTGAAGAAATAATGCAAACCGAAGCGCTCCAGAAATTCAAACAGCTGATGATGGATTTTTTTAAAAATGCAGTTGAAAGAAAAGAACTTACACCTATGCCTCCGGAAATATTCTGGTGTGCGGCATACGGACCTTTATATGCTTTGATAAACTTTAACCGTGAAGGAAAAAGCATGGGTGGAAAAAAATTTGTACTAACCGATGAAGCACTAAAACAGACATTTGATATAATGATAAAAGGACTAAAAAACTAA
- a CDS encoding MFS transporter: MKSKSEIPKFTPYQKLVIALLAIAQFTVILDFMVISPLGDILMKNLNMSTSNFGFAVSAYAFSAGTSGLLAAGFADKFDRKKLLMFFYTGFILGTFFCAMANSYWTLVAARIFTGLFGGVIGSISLAIVTDLFVLQQRGRVMGFIQMAFASSQILGIPLGLYFANNWGWHSSFLMIVVLAIITLAVIVIKLQPINKHLELQSDKSPFLHLFHTLGNKRYQVGFTAIAILSVGGFMLQPFGTAYLVNNIHVSHEQLPIIFFFTGVSVLFIMPIIGRLSDKVSKLKLFAIGSLISIIMILIYTNLPPIPVWQIILINMVLFMGIMSRMVPSTTLNTAVPETQDRGAYMAITSSLQQIAGGIAAVCAGFIVHQETKTSPLINYDILGYVISIITLASILLIQRVDSMVNPRERVTEVAI, translated from the coding sequence ATGAAATCAAAATCAGAAATTCCAAAGTTTACACCCTATCAAAAACTCGTAATAGCTTTACTGGCAATTGCACAGTTTACCGTAATCCTGGACTTCATGGTTATATCCCCCTTAGGAGACATACTAATGAAGAATCTTAACATGTCTACGTCAAATTTTGGCTTTGCCGTTTCGGCATATGCTTTCAGTGCCGGAACATCGGGTCTATTGGCAGCAGGTTTTGCTGATAAATTTGACCGTAAAAAACTGCTTATGTTTTTCTATACCGGATTTATTCTGGGAACATTTTTCTGTGCCATGGCAAACAGCTATTGGACTCTTGTTGCCGCAAGGATATTCACAGGTCTATTTGGAGGAGTTATAGGATCCATATCACTTGCTATAGTAACCGATTTATTCGTACTGCAACAAAGAGGCCGTGTAATGGGCTTTATACAAATGGCTTTTGCAAGCAGCCAGATTTTAGGTATACCATTAGGCTTATACTTTGCAAACAACTGGGGATGGCACTCTTCTTTCTTAATGATAGTAGTACTGGCAATTATTACACTTGCCGTAATAGTTATTAAACTTCAGCCTATAAACAAGCATTTAGAATTACAATCGGATAAAAGCCCATTCCTCCATCTTTTCCACACATTAGGCAACAAAAGATATCAGGTAGGCTTTACCGCTATTGCCATACTTTCTGTAGGCGGATTTATGCTTCAGCCATTTGGAACGGCTTATTTAGTAAACAACATACATGTTAGCCATGAACAGCTTCCTATAATATTCTTTTTTACAGGAGTATCTGTATTATTCATAATGCCAATTATAGGTAGATTAAGTGACAAAGTGAGTAAGCTGAAGCTTTTTGCCATAGGGTCATTAATTTCAATAATTATGATCTTAATATACACCAACCTACCTCCTATTCCTGTATGGCAGATTATATTAATAAACATGGTATTATTTATGGGAATTATGAGCAGAATGGTTCCGTCTACAACCTTAAATACAGCTGTACCGGAAACTCAGGACAGGGGAGCCTATATGGCCATTACCTCATCTCTGCAACAAATTGCCGGAGGTATTGCCGCTGTTTGTGCCGGATTTATAGTTCATCAGGAAACTAAAACCAGTCCGCTAATAAATTATGACATACTGGGCTATGTAATAAGTATTATAACCCTTGCATCTATCTTACTTATACAAAGGGTAGACTCAATGGTTAATCCGAGAGAAAGAGTAACCGAAGTCGCTATATAA
- a CDS encoding UDP-N-acetylmuramoyl-tripeptide--D-alanyl-D-alanine ligase, giving the protein MTTTEELYQYFIKCSSVTTDTRKIEANSLFVALKGDRFDANTFAEEALAKGAAYAVVDNPEYKTNDRILLVDNGLTALQQLANHHRNILGLPIIALTGSNGKTTTKELINAVLSKKYNTTATIGNLNNHIGVPLTLLSFTNDTEIGIVEMGANHKKEIEFLCNIAEPNFGYITNFGKAHLEGFGGVEGVIQGKSELYEYLKSHTKTVFVNLDDSIQDEKTKDMSRFTFAVDDYNCDVRIDTVHANPMVTIKYNNLDIQSNLIGIYNANNINAAITIGTYFKISDKKIKEAIENYIPNNNRSQLIEKNSNSIIMDAYNANPSSMNAALDNLLQLDAKSKIAILGDMFELGTESLDEHRKLVNKMADKHQVETYFIGKDFYANKISSDHLFFFDTFENFKEYLSNIKPLQKTILIKGSRGMALERTLDIL; this is encoded by the coding sequence ATGACAACTACAGAAGAACTATACCAGTACTTCATTAAATGCAGTTCGGTTACTACCGACACCCGAAAAATTGAAGCCAACTCCCTGTTTGTAGCATTAAAGGGCGACCGTTTTGACGCCAATACTTTTGCAGAAGAAGCCCTTGCTAAAGGGGCCGCTTATGCCGTAGTAGACAATCCCGAATACAAAACAAACGACAGGATACTTTTAGTTGATAACGGACTTACGGCTTTACAACAGCTTGCCAACCACCACAGGAATATATTAGGCCTGCCAATAATAGCCTTAACCGGTAGCAATGGCAAGACCACTACCAAAGAACTTATTAATGCGGTTCTTTCAAAAAAATATAACACTACAGCCACTATAGGCAACCTTAACAACCATATAGGTGTTCCCCTAACCCTGCTTTCCTTTACTAATGACACAGAGATAGGCATCGTGGAAATGGGTGCCAACCATAAAAAGGAAATTGAATTTTTGTGCAATATCGCAGAGCCTAACTTTGGGTATATAACCAATTTTGGCAAAGCACATCTTGAAGGCTTTGGAGGTGTTGAGGGCGTAATTCAGGGAAAAAGCGAACTTTACGAATACCTGAAATCACACACTAAAACTGTCTTTGTAAATCTGGACGATTCCATTCAGGATGAAAAAACAAAAGATATGTCACGCTTTACATTTGCCGTTGATGATTATAATTGCGATGTTAGGATTGATACAGTTCATGCTAACCCTATGGTTACAATTAAATACAACAATCTTGATATTCAATCAAACCTTATAGGTATCTATAATGCAAATAACATAAATGCCGCAATAACCATAGGCACCTATTTTAAAATAAGCGATAAGAAAATCAAGGAAGCTATAGAAAATTACATCCCTAACAATAACCGCTCGCAGCTGATAGAGAAAAACAGCAACAGTATTATTATGGACGCCTATAATGCTAATCCAAGCAGTATGAATGCAGCCCTTGACAATCTTTTACAGCTGGATGCGAAATCAAAAATAGCAATCTTGGGGGATATGTTTGAACTGGGTACAGAAAGCCTTGACGAACACAGAAAACTTGTAAACAAGATGGCTGACAAGCATCAGGTAGAAACATATTTTATCGGAAAAGATTTTTATGCTAATAAAATTAGCAGTGATCACCTTTTCTTTTTTGACACTTTTGAGAACTTTAAAGAATACCTCAGCAATATAAAACCCTTACAAAAAACAATATTGATAAAGGGTTCCAGAGGTATGGCACTAGAACGCACATTAGATATTTTATAA
- a CDS encoding Crp/Fnr family transcriptional regulator, whose amino-acid sequence MHPEFEKYLVANTSLMEDTIQDIGNNAINKTLRRNELLLQAGDVCRHKVFIAKGLLRTYSIDANGNEHIVQFSPEHTWTLDIESYDKETPSLINIGATEPTEVLLWTKDDFNRLLNEVPELRKLSQQIISRNIYYSRQRILTTLSGTPEEKYDDFIQRFPNLLSRLPLRMIASYLGMSIKTLTRIRHTQLHR is encoded by the coding sequence ATGCATCCTGAATTTGAAAAATACCTGGTAGCCAATACCTCCCTTATGGAAGATACTATCCAAGATATTGGCAATAATGCGATAAATAAAACATTACGTCGTAACGAACTCTTACTACAGGCGGGAGATGTTTGCCGTCATAAGGTTTTTATAGCAAAAGGACTGCTTCGCACGTACAGTATTGATGCAAATGGCAACGAACATATAGTACAGTTCTCCCCCGAACACACCTGGACACTTGACATAGAAAGCTATGACAAGGAAACCCCTTCCTTAATAAACATAGGAGCCACTGAACCTACAGAAGTACTATTATGGACAAAAGATGACTTTAACAGATTACTGAATGAAGTCCCTGAACTCCGTAAGTTGTCGCAGCAAATTATATCCCGAAACATATACTACAGCAGGCAACGCATATTAACTACGCTTAGTGGCACACCTGAAGAAAAATATGATGATTTCATCCAACGTTTTCCAAATTTATTGTCCCGATTGCCTTTACGGATGATAGCATCCTATCTGGGCATGTCAATTAAAACACTTACCAGAATACGCCACACACAACTGCACAGATAA